In Glycine max cultivar Williams 82 chromosome 15, Glycine_max_v4.0, whole genome shotgun sequence, the DNA window ataaataatgtctttaaattgagataaataagtaattaatttttaattaaaataactatcaCATTATATTTACTCTAAAACATATGTTATAAAATGGAAAAACATAACATTTTCTTTCTCAATGAGAGATTAGTGTCTTACACCCTAAAAAGAACAGAACAGAAGACAAGGTAGGTACCTTTCATAATCTGGTCGCCTCGTATGCAAATTTCGCCGGAGTGGTTTCTGGGTAAAGAATGACCGGTTTCAGGATCGACAATCTTCAACTCTGCATTTCTTACAACGGTTCCACATGCACCTGGTTTTACGTCTATCGGTTCTCTAGCAAAAGCTAAAGACATTGTTAGCACAGGCCCTGCCTCAGTCATTCCGTATCCctgtatttatttatcaaattaattccATACATATACTAATACTAGTAATCCATATAAGATGTCAACATCTAGTACCGTGAGGGAACATGAATATTGAATATAATGATAAAACTGGCCAATATATACTATAAGGAAGCAACTTGTCATAATAAATATGCACAATCACTaaactatataaataaaaaagaaaaaaggttatTTAAAACTAGGcaaataaaatggaagaatTTACACAAGTGCATACATAGTTATTGatccagaaaaaaaagttgGTTGAGAAAGTATACATTTATTAGAAGAATTGGGAGGTGGGAGAGGAAAAAGAAGGTGAAGGTAGGGGTACCTGGCCAAGTTTGGCGTTGGGGAATTTAGCTCTGAGAGTGTCTTCGAGTTCCTTACCGAGAGGGGCTCCCCCGGACTTGAAGACTCTGATGGAAGACAGGTCGTAATTGTGGAGATCGGGTGATTTGGAGATGGCGAGAGCAATGGGAGGGACGACAGGGGCAATAGTGACTTTGTGCTTGTGAATGAGAGCAAGCAAGGAGTTAATATCGAACTTGGGCATGAGGAGAATGGTAGCCTTGGCACGCAAGCCACAGAGAAGAACGGAGTTGAGAGAGTAAATGTGAAAGAGGGGAAGCACGCAGAGGATGGTGTCGTGGCAGTGGTAATAGAGGTTGGGATTATCACCGTCAACCTGCTGAGCAATGCTGGTCACCAACCCCTTGTGGCTCAGCATCACTCCCTTGGGAAGACCAGTTGTTCCCGAAGAATAAGGCAATGCAACCACGTCATCGGGCTTGATATCAACATCAGCGTCACCATTATCCTCACACAGCTGTGAGAAATGGAGATGCTGGGGGGGACAAGAGTCGACGAATACGAGCTTGATGTGGCGGAGGTCCTTGACTTTGTCGTAGTAAGAGGCCTGGGTGATGAGGAGCTTGGCATTGGAGGCATGGGCTTGCTTTGCAATCTCGGCGGGGGTGAAGAAAGGGTTGGCAGCAGTGGCCATGGCACCGCGGTGGGATGCGCCAAGAAACGAGAAGACGAATTCGGGGCAATTGGGGAGGAGGATCATGATGACCTGGCCCTGTTCCACGCCCTCTTTCTTCAGCCCCCGCGCCACCTTTCTGGCGGTGCTTTCCACCTCCTCGTAGCTGTAGACGTCTCCCGTGGGGGCATTGATCAAGCAGGGGCGTGCACCGTACTCTGGCAAATTCTCGAAGCAGTATGTGTGGAGGGGAAGGTGTTTGGGGATGTAGATATCCGGAAGCTTCGACCTGAATATCAATTCCCTCCTTCTTTCAACAACTGCCATGCTCCTCTCTCACTTACTTTCTTTCTGGAGGcgcttcatttttatttgtattattataaataagggGTTGGTTGGTTAAGGGCACAATGGTGACGATGGTGACAGGGTAGGGGCAGAgatggaaaaacaaaaatggtttGAGACTTGAGTTAGGAGTTAGGAGTTGGGGTTGGGGTTGGTGAGACTTGTTTCTTTCTTTCGGCTTTTGGTGCTTATCCTTAATGCCTGCCAAAGGGGGTGGGGTCAATCCaacccttttttctttctcttaacaACACTTTTTTACCAACCGCTCTGGACCTCTCCTTCACCTACCACACTCACCATAGCCACGccattaataaatatatcattcatggaccttcctcttctttcttctccggCCTGCCCCAATATCGCATTCTGCAACATACTAGTCCACTCATATTCGTCTCAAACTTTCACGTCACCCACTCTCTATTCTCTTCCCATCTCACCTGCTTGCTTCTCTCTTGCGTAATAATTGGATTTCCACCAAAGCCACAAATTTTGTATCCTAACAATGGTTTTTACATTTTGGAATTTCAAAACCCTAAGGAAGAGTAGCATCAAAACCAAGTTTCATAGGAGGGGGAAGCTACAATCTAATTTATAGAATGAATCATTTACGTGAGATATGCACCAAATGTCATCAACACTAGTTAGTAATTAACGTCTTCACGTACCAAGGACgagttatttttgttaatacaTTGTAACGAACAACgctaattaataatattcaatGTTTGCAATGAACAAGTTGATGAAACATATATATGACAcggtgctttttttttttgagggaagataaatttcttaattctatataaaaaaatcttaataaacaataattaataagtaAGATTTTGTGTTCGATAAACATctcagtaaaattaaaattgtgacgGACGGCTCACCAAGTGTAACGTGGAAAATGCCTTAAATGTACGTAGTAAACTTTTATTGATGCTAACTGCAGACTCGAGAATTCAATAAGTATAAATTAGAATCACCATATAATTGTACAGGTTACCCACGAGAAAATGAGCTGGTAGGGATATTATTAGTATGTTTTAAACGCAAGTAAATATTATCTATCATCATTagttgttataaattatttggtATTTATATTCAATTCctgcaaataatttttattttattttttcacagatatatatttcttataaaaaataattttactcagaaacacaattaaaatacttttctaaataaaaaaagagccATAATTTATTACTTTACGGATGCATGGTTAACTCTTCCTAATTAGTTATGCACCAAatccattttctttctttttttggtcaACCAACCCTCGTTAGTTGTAAGAGATAAATTGGGAGGATACATGGCATCCCTCGatgcaattattatttttaatcaccaCGAAATTCATGCcacacttttcattttttttatcggtgttcttttcatttatatatgcTGGTGGAGTGTACACAAGTCAACGTGGTGGTTTCTACCGAACCGCtgccccatatatatatatagaaacacATACAGAAACGGGATTATCGAAGAAAATATTGGTAGCAGCTGCTGCATGCTTTGATTATCATGGACTCAACAACTGCAGTGTTGCTGATATTTGTTTCAGTTCTAGTGTGCTGCCACAGTACTGTTATCGTATCCAAGGATGGGAGTGGAAATTATACAACGGTGAGTGAAGCCATTATGAAAGCTCCGGACATGAGTGATAAGCCTTACACCATTCACGTTCGAGCCGGTACTTATGAAGAGTACGTAACCATTCCTGCTAAAAAGACTAATATTAAGCTCGTTGGAGATGGACCTCACCTCACCAAATTAGTTGGCTACCAAAATGGTTCCACCATAGGTACGTACTTACGCACGCTTGCTTGATATATGTATGCTCcacctctcttttcttttcattaattttattaattcttcttcttaattaattattcatccCCATCTTATATCTGCTAGCTGcttaattttcattataattgATTTCTTAATAAACATCAATAGTACGAATGCACGGACGCGCGGATCTAGTCACCATTACGTACCTTTCTTTTCCACTTGTATTTAACGGCGCAAGTAATTGGGTATAAAGTATAGATAAAGACAcaaacatgcttttttttttgtgcgcGCGCTAACtctaaattaaaatgcacatgCAATTCGCAGTAAAAGCAAAACTATCTATaccattttcagtttttttttagcTCTTCTCACTAGAGTACGTTGTGCATGGATGCGAATGAAAGATTTGTCAATACTAGCTACTAGTACCGAACAAGTTACCCATTGAGTTTTTGCGTACTTGCGATTTGATCGAGATCGAATCAGAGAAGGGGAATTGAGGAGTAACTAAACCAAGTATTTTATGGCAACAAATAGTCAAATTTGCGTGaagttatcaaatttttattatatataattgatgcTTCAATTCAGTAAGATTtagtagtattaattaattttcttctttcacgTTCCCATAATATATAACACGAACATCTTTCTTGCattgataattatatttgaagGCATAATATTAACAAGTTAAAGGCAGATGCCAATGTGAGAGTAGATTACAGCTATGTACCAGTAGTAGTATTCAAGAAGGGCAGATCGATATTTGGTGAATTTATTAATTAGATCACTGACTCCAAACTCCAAAGTGTAGAAAACAAGTGCCAACGCCCAACAACGATCTTAGACGTACTAGTATTACTTACTAATTAAcctaacaatatattttattatttttatatgggtATTTGGCAAACTACCACAAGGATAAATTTAACCTAATTGGTCGTCGTTGGTGTGAATGTTCCAGATGCTTGAAGTTGGTTGCTGACTTGCTGTGCATTATTGAGAGTCGAATTCTACATCATGTAATGAGCATATATaatttgccaataaaaaaacaacCTAATTTGAGTGTTAAGACTTTTTACTTTCCTTATGGTCAACATAATAACGTCATTGTTAAAAGTTCCGCTCAATATTTTGTTTCACGagaagacaattttttatttgaggggCTGAAAAAGATGgacatttataatttgttggCTTCAAATCGATTCAATCATtctaattaagttttattatcaGTAAAAATCGATTCAATAAATCCCATGCAAATATCAATACGAATCGAATAAAATTGCCAGTAATCCTATGTGTttgtaatttcattttcattattgGGCGGAGGAgaagtttttgttgttgttgttgttgttgtttgaagGAAACACCACATTTTTAAGCGTTCAAGTATGTATTTAGTGGAAATGGTAACTGAGTTATAGATATCGTGTTTGGTGGTTTTGGCAAGAAGAACAGCTGTCAATAGTTTAGATtcatatatattacatatttcatgagtttgaattaaataaaaaatgagtataAGATATAGTACAGtagatatatataataaggTAAGCGTAAGGTAGTTCGAAGAGGTGATGgattatgaattaaaatgaaaggtaGGGTGTTGATTTCAGACGTACGAGGAGATGGGTTCATGGCAGAAAAGATGGGATTTGAGAACTGGGCAGGGCTGAAGGCAAGCGCGGCGGTGGcggttaggaatgaggcaaagAAGAGTGTATTCTTCGAATGCTCAATCCAAGGAGTCCAAGACACACTTTGGGCGGTTTCGGGGAGTCAGTTCTACAAAAACTGCGACATCTACGGCACGGTGGACTTCATATACGGCAACGCAGCGGCAGTGTTCCAGGACTGCATGCTGTACGCGCGATACAGCGAGTACGTGACCTTCACCGCACAGTCGCGAGAGGATCCAAAGGAGAAGACTGGCTTCAGTTTCCAAAGATGCAAATTCACAATGTCCCCACAGGACTCGGCTAGAAAATCGAAGGTGCTTCGTGCAACGCTGGGGCGTCCTTTGAGAGCCTATTCCACAGTGGCCATTTTCCACTCTTACATCGACTCCATGGTCGATCCTAAAGGTTGGGAGCCCATGGCCCACCAGCCCACTGACAAAGTCACTTACATCGAGTTTCATAATTTTGGGCCGGGCTCCAAAACTGACCATAGGGTTGACTGGCCTGGTGTTAAGGTCCTTTCCCGCCCTACCCCATCCGCCCATTATTTCACTGCTTCCTATCTCTTGGATGCTGACTCTTGGATTCCCTCCACTGGCGTTCCCTTCGACAATCTACTCTAGTCTCTCCTGTTATCTTTATCTCACTTCTAATCTCTTCAATTATGACTATGATTTGTATTGAATTCTAAATGgtctccttttctcttctaataTTACTTTACGCTACTACTACTATTGAAAAGGTGCGCCTggacaaattatataaaaaagaggGGGTAGGAAGGTATTCTCTCTTTTAATTTGTGACTCTTGAATGTGGTTTGCTCTGCACTGCAGAAATTATTCACTCATTATATCTCACAGATTTTGTGTGGGGATTAACTTGCTTCATGACCAACTCCTTATTAGcaaataattatattcttaaaatCCTATTGAAAATTGTGTATGTTTCTATCACCttgcattttaatattatttaagtatATCACTAAGGGAATATGTTTCCGTGGAACACGAGTAAGACTAATGCAACTATCTACAGTAAATTGCAATAAATACCAATGTTTAACATAGCtgatgtttcaactttcaacaatGATAATTGTGGTGGATTGATGATATTGGAGGTGTTGGAAATTTTGGAAACAAACTTCTCAAAAGACGAAAGGACCAAGCCTTCCAGTATTTATTCCTCCAGAGGTAAATTAATCGGCCCTTTTTCCTTGTTTCTACACTTATTCTGTGTCCCGTTACGGTCCACTAACTGATGGGAATTGGCTGTTGATCAAATTAGTATCGATGAAATATTACTTGAGAGCTCATTTATCAGTTAAAAATTATTGGCGAATATGAGCCAAAAGGCCCAAAACAAATTAGGGTCGTGGATTTTCTATTCTAGTGCAATTCAAATTGACTTGACTGATTTATTCTAGCATTAAatgaaatgttattttattttaaaaaaaatagaaatttgaaCAATAATTGGTTTTGACAAAGCATATTCTATGTTTGTAGTTTGCCACCAAGtagatagaagataaaaaaattctagtctgtttatatatatagttgagTTGAATTGAATTCTTCAAGCGGACTTCAGaagttcaaaaatcaaaatataaaaatttaaaggatactggCATGTCCCCAAGGATTTCCATCCATGATGTTTGATACgagatatttttattgttagtaTCTCTCTTGCACATGATGAGATCTTTCACTATTAGTAATTTTTCAGTGACACTGTAATACTGACTGGTCAATTCTTTTTCCGCCCAAGTTGCCCAACGTTTGGGCATCCTCTGCGAGAAATTAGTCTCTAGAAAAGTTGGTAATGTTTGAAGAAATATACATAAATGACCTGTTTGACTGTCTTGTCTTGTTTCTTtcgttaatttctttttatccctttttttattttcttgttttccttttaacaTCTTGATTTGGTTTATGTGAAAAGAATGCAAATGAAGTTGATACTGCTTTTGTATTTGGTTGGATAGCAAACGGTGGATGCTTTACCTGAATCGGGTTATACTCTAATCAAAGAACAACAGTTGATAATGGAAACTGAACTTTCAAAGGAATACATGAAGAACATAGATGACTAATACAAAGAATGTTGCCGTGGGGCAAGTCCTCAggaatccttgtaaagttgctATCGTGGATACGGTCAACTTTTTAGCAATTTCCCAGTTTTTATAACAATCGTTATTTATCATGATGTAACCCATTTTTAAGATAAGGATATGCATTAAATGTTATCCAAAAACAGTGCAATGTTTAATCTTAAATTGCTGAACCGCTTGTTCGTGTATCATTGTATTCTTATAGTACCGTTAGTTCAAAGGTGATGtaattattcttataatttaatctgCTGGTGCTTTATAGTATTCAAATCCAAGTATTAGTATAggaaacaaacaacaaaagacCGTCAATATCAAATAAGTAACAGAATTGGCAACGAAGTTACCTGGAATAGTCAACCCGACCGACATCCTGGATGATTCATTCAAGTCTTGAATATGCTGTTGTTagcacaaataattaataaattctgATTGATTTTCTTTATCCTGTGATTTCTTAGAAGTTTTGTTTCTGACTTGCTATCCTGACTCTGTATTTTATCTAAATTGCACCGTGGAACAAtgagttaataatatataagtcTAATTCCCCCCAAGCTAAAGAAAATCTGCGTTTTGTTGAAAGGAGAGCGAAACGATAGCCAAATCTCCCAATTTctctacaattattttttaagtatccTTACAAAGTTGCATTTACAAAATTCAATTGTCATAAAACATGTTATCCTTTTAGCGAGCTGAAACTTCGTGGGTAATGATTTGATTAGTGTAAATGACGCAATGATATTAACAGAAGAGTCAAACTTAGTTGCCACCTTTATATCACATAACCAACCACCTCAGCCTATAATCACTTCATGGCACCAGAGAGGAGACATTTCAAGGCTAGAATCATTTTGTATTTGAACCACGGTTTGACCATAGGCGATGTTGGTCCTGTCTCCATATAAATTAAGCGCTTCAAAGTTCAAGAAACACAACATAAATCAACAACCCCACCAAGAATATCATTGCATTCGTGGGCACAAAAGCACTTTCTCGGCCACCGCAGAATGAGAATATATGCAAATCTCTAGATGGTTTGGATTTTGAGCTTTTTGGTGATAATAATTCTTGGCTATTTCTGTTTTGAAATCTAACTTTGGTACATAATTGAATAGAATGGAGAGAAATTGACAAGACTAAACATAGTGCTCTTTGGCAACGAGACCTATAGTTgtagataataatataatgttGAAACAGAGGATGCCACTTCCTCTGTTTGTGGTGCATATAAGAGTCTTGACCTTGAACACTTAACCAGTGAGAAAAGATAATCACTTCGAAAGTAGTATATATTAAACAGAGGATGATTGCCAACGTGTCCTGGATTCCTAATCCAAGGCCATCCTTCTATCTTAAGTATTTTGTGCTGATGGCATGTGAATGTTACATTTTATCTCGGAACAATCCAAATAGTCCACTCTTTTATCGGAATCCGATGCTCTGTTAACTTGGAAAGTTGGCTACTTTTTAGTGATGGATTAAAAGCACCCAAAAGAATCAGTGATCTTGGGTGGATAGTGGAGTGAAGTGGAATATACGTATTAGTTAGTTGATCTACACTATTCTAAAACAAGAAGGACAAGCACTAATGTTTGCTCTTATCTTTTGTGATTGGCTTCGGCGAAAAGAAAAGAGGGTGTGCGATAAAGAAGAATAAACGAATGTCAGATTTATATCGTAGGATTTGAGATTAAAGAAGCCTGATGTGTAACTGACTTTTGTGTGTGGATGCCACAACATGATgtgtacatacatac includes these proteins:
- the LOC100819192 gene encoding 4-coumarate--CoA ligase 1; its protein translation is MAVVERRRELIFRSKLPDIYIPKHLPLHTYCFENLPEYGARPCLINAPTGDVYSYEEVESTARKVARGLKKEGVEQGQVIMILLPNCPEFVFSFLGASHRGAMATAANPFFTPAEIAKQAHASNAKLLITQASYYDKVKDLRHIKLVFVDSCPPQHLHFSQLCEDNGDADVDIKPDDVVALPYSSGTTGLPKGVMLSHKGLVTSIAQQVDGDNPNLYYHCHDTILCVLPLFHIYSLNSVLLCGLRAKATILLMPKFDINSLLALIHKHKVTIAPVVPPIALAISKSPDLHNYDLSSIRVFKSGGAPLGKELEDTLRAKFPNAKLGQGYGMTEAGPVLTMSLAFAREPIDVKPGACGTVVRNAELKIVDPETGHSLPRNHSGEICIRGDQIMKGYLNDGEATERTIDKDGWLHTGDIGYIDDDDELFIVDRLKELIKYKGFQVAPAELEALLLTHPKISDAAVVPMKDEAAGEVPVAFVVISNGYTDTTQDEIKQFISKQVVFYKRINRVFFIDAIPKSPSGKILRKDLRAKLTATVPT
- the LOC102665195 gene encoding probable pectinesterase 56 isoform X1; the protein is MDSTTAVLLIFVSVLVCCHSTVIVSKDGSGNYTTVSEAIMKAPDMSDKPYTIHVRAGTYEEYVTIPAKKTNIKLVGDGPHLTKLVGYQNGSTIGRVLISDVRGDGFMAEKMGFENWAGLKASAAVAVRNEAKKSVFFECSIQGVQDTLWAVSGSQFYKNCDIYGTVDFIYGNAAAVFQDCMLYARYSEYVTFTAQSREDPKEKTGFSFQRCKFTMSPQDSARKSKVLRATLGRPLRAYSTVAIFHSYIDSMVDPKGWEPMAHQPTDKVTYIEFHNFGPGSKTDHRVDWPGVKVLSRPTPSAHYFTASYLLDADSWIPSTGVPFDNLL
- the LOC102665195 gene encoding probable pectinesterase 56 isoform X2, whose protein sequence is MDSTTAVLLIFVSVLVCCHSTVIVSKDGSGNYTTVSEAIMKAPDMSDKPYTIHVRAGTYEEYVTIPAKKTNIKLVGDGPHLTKLVGYQNGSTIDVRGDGFMAEKMGFENWAGLKASAAVAVRNEAKKSVFFECSIQGVQDTLWAVSGSQFYKNCDIYGTVDFIYGNAAAVFQDCMLYARYSEYVTFTAQSREDPKEKTGFSFQRCKFTMSPQDSARKSKVLRATLGRPLRAYSTVAIFHSYIDSMVDPKGWEPMAHQPTDKVTYIEFHNFGPGSKTDHRVDWPGVKVLSRPTPSAHYFTASYLLDADSWIPSTGVPFDNLL